A genomic stretch from Candidatus Zixiibacteriota bacterium includes:
- a CDS encoding FG-GAP-like repeat-containing protein, translated as MQQLYRVVAVGVVFALAMLPASALAQGPDIVSVQPTQNASNVASSSDISVTFDSDMDAATINSGTFVVNTRTTGLQTGTYGYDAGTRTAWFDPDTDFKPGEVVSVTLTTGVTAQGVPLSASFSWTFTVVVETGVGALVWTDTYPLLESSSHAVSTADLNGDGYPDLLVINRKHNTANDLSVHLNNGDGTFRPGVPYEAGNMVEVSSAADLNGDGFSELIVVSGYYPWTGICIMDNNGDGTFAPPELHSVGGSPRGTAVADYNGDGHLDVATACYDGGHVAVLLNDANGGLSPFTPYSVDGTPTSVVTADLNSDGFMDLAATIGSGEVAILLNDGTGEFSPRVQYPVDGSGILGLVTADLNHDGHMDLVSAATTGYTQSVMLNNGLGVFSTYTVLYPSRRTHHLLACDLHASGHQDILYAERHNPGAHGVMANNGDGTFELCARYPTGNTTPTWVAVADFDGDGDLDVVTTDGSDFVSISFNVEGHPCPLLSFPEKGDDATTSLGTFVVLVKQQFRSLFADYLGYDPSNYNLRSPILEDEGTIIGRSDMHHHGDPDDATGVPTGEADITVGDNDFTLVPEGFQGPAGTEEIHTEIHSLNMTHVSGAAVRAGTHAPSRTRSFGEIESVPGNLYGLPGQSFFNVFVEVDIPENLSNPWGAGMIVANEDPLLVRAENLLVLPPRVVYIHDNSSAVPVVLQNSNPPLWESGDVMGYLVLAGHGVNMTMADSALFDTIIDTLPEMPPPYMEIGIDIKPFSCPNPLNIKSHGVTSHHSDTITPGVSKVQPGGFDKPKALLPAAVLGSADLDVTEIDPTTVTLAGVSAYRWSFEDVATPNLDDAEPCECNTIGSDGYTDLTLKFDKSAVIDALGEVGNGDVIPLTLSGELTDGSAFEGVDCVVIRAGGPGEEPGSSSALDRPTLIGNFPNPFNPTTEFNFYLPQTTEVTLEVFNIVGQRVITLVDDSREAGEHSIRWDSRDQQGDHVASGVYFYRLKTDTVAITRKMVLMR; from the coding sequence ATGCAACAATTGTATCGAGTGGTGGCGGTCGGGGTGGTCTTCGCCCTGGCCATGCTGCCGGCGAGCGCTCTGGCGCAGGGTCCCGACATCGTGTCGGTTCAGCCCACGCAGAACGCATCGAATGTCGCTTCGAGCAGCGACATATCGGTGACCTTCGACAGCGACATGGACGCCGCAACCATCAACAGCGGCACTTTCGTGGTTAATACTCGAACGACCGGGCTTCAGACCGGGACCTACGGCTACGATGCCGGCACCCGCACCGCCTGGTTCGACCCGGACACTGACTTCAAACCTGGCGAAGTGGTTTCGGTGACATTGACCACGGGCGTCACCGCACAGGGGGTGCCGCTGAGCGCGAGCTTCTCGTGGACCTTCACGGTAGTTGTCGAAACCGGCGTAGGTGCTCTTGTTTGGACCGATACGTACCCTCTGCTGGAGTCATCTTCCCATGCGGTCTCTACGGCCGACCTCAACGGTGACGGGTATCCCGATTTACTGGTTATTAATCGCAAGCATAATACCGCCAACGACTTGTCCGTGCACCTAAACAACGGGGATGGCACTTTCAGGCCGGGAGTCCCATACGAGGCCGGCAATATGGTAGAGGTGTCGAGCGCCGCCGATCTCAACGGTGACGGGTTTTCGGAGTTGATCGTCGTATCGGGCTATTACCCGTGGACGGGGATATGCATTATGGACAACAATGGTGATGGAACGTTCGCACCGCCTGAGCTCCACTCGGTCGGCGGCAGTCCCAGAGGCACGGCGGTCGCTGATTACAACGGTGACGGTCATCTTGACGTGGCTACCGCTTGCTACGACGGCGGCCATGTGGCAGTGCTGCTAAACGACGCCAACGGCGGACTTAGCCCTTTCACTCCATACTCGGTTGATGGCACCCCCACCAGCGTGGTCACCGCTGACCTCAACAGCGACGGCTTCATGGATTTGGCGGCCACCATCGGCAGCGGTGAGGTTGCGATTCTCTTGAATGATGGGACAGGCGAGTTTAGTCCGCGCGTTCAATACCCGGTCGACGGAAGTGGAATCCTGGGACTCGTAACCGCAGATTTGAACCACGACGGCCATATGGACCTCGTTTCCGCAGCAACAACAGGTTACACACAGTCTGTTATGCTCAATAACGGCCTGGGCGTTTTCTCGACCTATACCGTCTTGTACCCCTCTCGACGCACTCACCACCTTCTGGCCTGTGACCTGCATGCAAGCGGCCACCAGGATATTCTCTACGCTGAACGTCACAATCCGGGAGCCCATGGGGTTATGGCCAACAATGGGGACGGTACATTCGAACTCTGTGCTCGATACCCAACCGGCAATACAACACCAACATGGGTGGCCGTGGCTGACTTCGACGGAGACGGCGATCTTGATGTGGTAACGACAGATGGCAGTGACTTCGTGTCGATTTCCTTCAACGTCGAAGGCCACCCCTGCCCGCTTCTTTCGTTCCCTGAGAAAGGCGACGATGCGACAACATCACTGGGCACTTTTGTGGTTCTGGTGAAGCAACAGTTCCGTTCGCTGTTCGCCGATTATCTGGGCTACGACCCGTCCAACTACAACTTGCGCAGCCCTATCCTGGAAGACGAGGGGACGATCATCGGTCGCAGCGACATGCACCACCATGGCGATCCTGATGACGCCACCGGCGTCCCGACCGGAGAGGCCGACATCACCGTTGGGGACAACGATTTCACACTAGTACCGGAAGGATTCCAAGGTCCCGCAGGGACTGAGGAGATTCACACAGAAATCCACTCCTTGAACATGACACATGTGAGCGGCGCGGCTGTCAGAGCGGGCACTCATGCGCCCTCGCGGACCAGAAGCTTCGGCGAGATCGAATCAGTTCCCGGCAACTTGTACGGGCTACCGGGTCAAAGTTTTTTCAACGTTTTTGTCGAAGTCGACATTCCCGAGAATCTCTCGAACCCCTGGGGGGCCGGTATGATTGTTGCCAACGAGGACCCGCTTCTGGTGCGGGCTGAGAACCTCTTGGTACTGCCACCACGAGTCGTCTACATCCACGACAACTCAAGTGCTGTGCCGGTGGTTTTGCAGAACTCCAACCCGCCACTGTGGGAGTCGGGTGACGTTATGGGCTATTTGGTTCTGGCCGGTCACGGCGTAAACATGACTATGGCGGACAGCGCTCTTTTCGATACCATCATCGATACGCTGCCGGAGATGCCACCTCCATACATGGAGATCGGAATCGACATCAAACCGTTCTCGTGCCCCAACCCGCTGAATATCAAATCGCACGGCGTCACCTCGCACCATTCCGACACCATAACGCCCGGAGTGTCCAAGGTGCAGCCCGGCGGTTTCGATAAACCCAAGGCATTGCTTCCGGCGGCCGTTTTAGGCAGCGCCGATCTGGATGTGACCGAGATCGACCCGACCACGGTGACGTTGGCCGGAGTATCGGCCTATCGCTGGAGCTTCGAAGATGTCGCCACACCCAACCTTGACGATGCCGAACCGTGCGAATGCAACACTATCGGCTCAGACGGCTATACCGATCTGACTTTGAAGTTCGACAAGAGTGCCGTGATCGATGCGCTGGGTGAGGTGGGCAACGGCGATGTGATTCCCCTCACGCTCTCAGGCGAGTTGACCGACGGCAGCGCCTTCGAGGGTGTGGACTGCGTGGTTATTCGCGCCGGGGGACCGGGCGAGGAACCGGGTTCATCGTCGGCGCTTGATCGACCGACTCTGATCGGCAACTTCCCCAACCCGTTCAACCCGACCACCGAGTTCAACTTCTACCTACCCCAGACGACCGAGGTAACACTCGAAGTGTTCAACATCGTGGGACAGCGGGTGATCACGCTGGTGGATGATTCCCGGGAGGCCGGGGAGCATTCGATCCGGTGGGACAGCCGTGACCAACAAGGCGACCACGTGGCCAGCGGTGTCTACTTCTATCGTCTGAAGACTGACACGGTAGCTATTACCAGAAAGATGGTGCTGATGAGATAG
- a CDS encoding HDOD domain-containing protein, whose amino-acid sequence MMPKTTDKHFVSGMRELPALPENLAAILRIAGDKTASVADLAAVINYDFPTSAKVLNLANSAYFGQRQKIADSGEIAARLGWSGILGLVLPSAIRGITDDWLGGVDRDRFWRHSVEVAIASRRIAQKCGYPTPDEAYVAGLVHDIGILLVAKRHQENRSQLPHPSVESPETEDGLDEGQLKTLYTEAGQHLLLYWNMPVSICRAVGEHQSSQVLNGFDHDPDLQLAAIVALANLMSNFSVFPRKTETADRDQDKGPLSVSLGLDPTDREQIELALPSVLKREAEMLEIDVGPPETLKEGAYWVLYKGLLNKGLEPSEARAAADVLTQVLVGDQMDNEREVWEEYERTLTRYIAGRLPIVRDTEIPDEKSTDFQPVLTLDELVARLEDIADDMDGLRRSKERSIDLCNQIRKRIDDVETDTDQDSVGSKEEVYRVV is encoded by the coding sequence ATGATGCCCAAGACGACTGACAAACACTTCGTTTCAGGAATGAGAGAACTTCCGGCGCTGCCGGAAAATCTGGCTGCGATTCTGAGGATTGCCGGTGACAAAACTGCCTCAGTGGCCGACTTGGCTGCTGTAATCAACTACGACTTCCCTACTTCGGCCAAAGTGCTGAACCTTGCGAATTCAGCATATTTTGGGCAAAGGCAGAAGATCGCCGACTCGGGCGAAATTGCCGCACGACTTGGGTGGAGTGGAATCCTTGGCCTGGTCTTACCCTCTGCAATTAGAGGCATAACGGATGATTGGTTAGGTGGTGTGGATCGCGATCGGTTTTGGCGACATTCGGTGGAAGTGGCCATCGCATCCAGGAGAATAGCACAAAAGTGTGGTTATCCGACACCCGACGAAGCTTACGTAGCCGGTCTCGTTCATGATATTGGAATCCTGTTGGTTGCTAAACGACATCAGGAGAACCGGTCCCAACTCCCTCACCCATCGGTCGAGTCCCCAGAAACCGAAGACGGCCTCGATGAAGGGCAACTCAAGACGCTCTATACCGAAGCCGGCCAGCATTTACTACTGTATTGGAATATGCCGGTATCCATTTGCCGGGCTGTCGGTGAGCATCAGAGTTCACAAGTACTTAACGGCTTCGACCACGATCCTGATTTGCAACTGGCCGCAATAGTAGCTCTGGCCAATCTAATGTCGAATTTCTCCGTGTTTCCGCGGAAAACTGAAACGGCGGATCGTGATCAGGACAAAGGTCCGCTATCCGTTTCCCTCGGACTGGACCCTACTGATCGAGAGCAGATTGAGTTGGCCTTGCCGTCGGTTCTCAAGCGTGAAGCAGAGATGCTCGAAATCGACGTTGGTCCCCCCGAGACCCTTAAGGAGGGGGCATACTGGGTCTTGTACAAGGGACTTCTAAACAAGGGCTTGGAACCGTCTGAGGCGCGAGCTGCGGCCGACGTACTAACGCAAGTACTAGTCGGCGATCAGATGGACAATGAAAGAGAAGTCTGGGAGGAATACGAACGTACCCTTACTCGATATATCGCCGGCAGGTTGCCAATTGTGCGAGATACGGAAATACCGGACGAAAAGTCGACAGACTTTCAGCCGGTATTGACACTCGACGAGTTGGTTGCCCGTTTGGAAGACATCGCCGACGATATGGACGGACTGCGAAGGTCCAAAGAGCGTTCCATTGATCTGTGCAACCAGATTCGGAAACGAATCGACGACGTGGAAACTGATACCGATCAAGATTCCGTAGGTTCTAAGGAGGAGGTATACAGGGTTGTTTGA
- a CDS encoding PKD domain-containing protein, protein MTYRTFGSKAASGNTIAQIIMVAACVLLLLVVPHSAIAQQDGATNQEDIDLGCHTFTRYRQLTGDSEMRAACPTEGVCDDPLIRDSWLVEPGQPVQTIRAFFHVAAEEDCSNPVISEEDLLDAFDSLNAQFLPYGIQFECQWDLVCDSGFAILESFAEINAMKNYSAVEPDHYLNICVGRLRIEGMGWFSMGTFPWSSWSLIYAGGIIMDYRHMPPTNYSTLTHEVGHNLGLHHTHHGTTEVSQCGPCYEMPQAEGRDTVGDLCSDTPPTIPWYGVCGMILGSDPCSGVPWPPGDPENYMSYRQSHCRSAFTQQQAARMHCWTRDLLMGWIKTADIETDITDGPSPLQVNFSGIPHKEILSWHWDFGDGNSAYVQNPVHAYNQAGLFDVTLTIEATDGEFYNLQQELIWAQAESLIVPIVTAAVGQSCRVDIYATNTLPTSEIVLPFSWAGPLEVQFDSASTYGLRSTAFDSRGMINLSPANKRGVYRFRSTEGYQLPPDSGAIVSLYFTCPNGVTGDTNPVTITSYGGYAALFTTSRGSVTPMQVAGALVVCIPGDINNDGLGPDISDLVYMVDYMFNGGPPPEVPATADVDGSGGLIDIADLVYLVDFMFTGGPAPECAI, encoded by the coding sequence ATGACCTACAGGACGTTCGGCAGCAAGGCAGCGAGTGGTAACACAATAGCCCAAATCATCATGGTGGCAGCATGCGTCCTTTTGCTATTAGTCGTACCGCATTCGGCAATAGCCCAGCAGGACGGAGCCACCAACCAGGAGGACATCGATCTGGGCTGCCATACGTTCACCCGGTACCGGCAACTTACCGGCGACAGTGAAATGCGAGCCGCCTGCCCCACCGAAGGGGTGTGCGATGATCCCTTGATCCGTGATAGCTGGCTGGTTGAACCAGGGCAGCCGGTCCAGACAATCCGCGCCTTCTTCCACGTAGCGGCCGAAGAGGATTGCAGCAACCCGGTCATCTCCGAAGAGGACCTCCTGGACGCGTTCGACAGTCTGAACGCACAGTTTCTTCCATACGGTATCCAGTTCGAGTGTCAGTGGGACCTTGTCTGCGATTCCGGTTTTGCGATTCTGGAAAGCTTTGCCGAGATTAACGCCATGAAGAACTACTCGGCCGTCGAACCCGATCACTACCTGAACATCTGTGTTGGCCGTCTGCGAATCGAGGGTATGGGCTGGTTCTCTATGGGGACGTTTCCATGGTCCAGTTGGTCGCTGATTTACGCCGGCGGGATTATCATGGACTATCGCCACATGCCACCCACCAATTACTCCACATTGACCCATGAAGTCGGCCACAATCTGGGCCTTCACCACACCCACCACGGCACCACCGAGGTCAGCCAATGTGGTCCTTGCTACGAAATGCCGCAAGCCGAGGGTCGCGACACGGTCGGTGACCTCTGTTCCGATACACCTCCCACTATTCCCTGGTATGGAGTGTGCGGGATGATTCTGGGGTCCGATCCCTGTAGCGGAGTTCCCTGGCCGCCCGGCGATCCGGAAAACTACATGAGTTACAGACAAAGCCATTGTCGTTCTGCGTTCACTCAGCAGCAGGCCGCCCGTATGCACTGCTGGACGCGCGATCTCTTAATGGGCTGGATCAAGACAGCCGATATTGAGACCGACATCACCGATGGACCCTCGCCGTTGCAGGTCAACTTTAGTGGTATCCCGCACAAAGAGATTCTCTCGTGGCATTGGGATTTTGGTGACGGTAACTCGGCCTATGTGCAGAATCCTGTCCATGCCTACAACCAAGCCGGCCTGTTCGATGTGACTCTCACTATCGAAGCTACCGATGGCGAGTTTTACAACCTTCAGCAAGAACTTATCTGGGCGCAGGCGGAGTCGCTCATCGTACCTATCGTAACGGCAGCGGTTGGCCAATCTTGCCGCGTTGATATTTATGCCACCAACACTCTGCCGACTTCGGAGATTGTTCTGCCGTTCAGCTGGGCCGGTCCCCTTGAGGTACAGTTTGACTCTGCTTCAACCTACGGATTGCGCTCGACGGCATTTGACAGTCGCGGCATGATTAACCTCAGCCCGGCCAATAAACGCGGCGTCTATAGGTTCCGCTCGACCGAAGGATACCAACTGCCGCCGGACAGCGGCGCTATAGTCAGTCTGTACTTTACGTGTCCGAACGGAGTTACTGGAGATACCAACCCGGTTACGATTACGTCCTACGGTGGGTACGCTGCGCTGTTTACCACGAGTCGTGGCTCGGTCACACCTATGCAAGTTGCAGGGGCGTTGGTTGTCTGCATTCCCGGTGACATTAACAACGACGGTCTTGGCCCCGACATTTCAGACCTGGTATACATGGTGGATTACATGTTCAATGGCGGACCTCCGCCTGAGGTCCCGGCCACCGCCGATGTCGACGGTTCCGGCGGGCTGATCGATATTGCCGATTTGGTCTACCTGGTCGATTTCATGTTCACCGGCGGCCCGGCGCCTGAGTGTGCGATTTAG
- a CDS encoding cation:dicarboxylase symporter family transporter: MTQKVRWVVAAMTVLGALLGGLAGYMKPELMNSLGFIGGLFVNGLRLVVLPLIIAGLVAGVASIGQFRRTGGALGVGLFYFLGTTVIAMGIGLLLVSLIGPGVGVDQSAGFVPQQISRIGEITAGDVFGRFIPTSLTSAALSGNFFGIILFSMAFGLVLSTLGAQQRVIVDFFRGLRDAMIKLVPYLLYAAPVGLFFLVGQAVAAADISGSAAFTQLGTYLIVVFGALLIHGVIVIPLVLKFFCKRSPIDYFAKFFPAFGTALGTGSSLATLPVTYECVVDKARVDNRASALVIPLGATVNLDGSAITGVVVAMFVAQVFGVDLSALQTLMILGATLAVSIGTAGLPGSSLLTAAIVFNIAGFPTEAYAGLGLVIAADWLVDRGRAVVNVWSDAVGAAFVDQRMKAAAVAASKSLVRPQRSVTRDTRDGYRRDGSRGRDRRSANGREGRERGQHQGEDRRRGGSRDGRQPRERGNQGRDRIPAQAGKQDQASPFAMSGNNKSSFDQDASKPVTEKTPERRTRPSSRSSMGSRPERSAPAARTSGRKRVPADRQKQPGPKRSPESGPDPRQRRQRPAAQPAPVDKVPAPTPEASSHELHPKTIERERERVSAQLSALRHNERQAQSNGPEKANEPSEESQTPARVEPIGEAFPHIDYSESDRPPASAEKPSGDRHRPASRPTERPPVDAVKTGSMNEADNGDRPREEPATVVAEAVADVMTDDSAEGSEPSFGRKKVRKGEKFKSAAKPEATDQETSQSGPPDDTKHPDPGAYEVEKQSFGRAKKKRTR; the protein is encoded by the coding sequence ATGACACAAAAAGTTAGATGGGTTGTCGCAGCGATGACCGTGCTTGGGGCTCTGTTGGGAGGTTTGGCCGGGTATATGAAGCCCGAGCTGATGAATTCTCTTGGTTTTATCGGGGGATTGTTTGTGAACGGCCTGCGTTTGGTCGTTCTGCCGTTGATTATTGCCGGCCTGGTGGCCGGCGTGGCCTCGATTGGTCAGTTTCGTCGTACCGGTGGCGCGCTTGGGGTCGGGTTATTTTATTTTCTGGGCACCACCGTAATAGCTATGGGGATCGGATTGCTTTTGGTCAGTCTGATCGGCCCCGGCGTGGGGGTGGATCAGAGCGCGGGTTTTGTCCCGCAACAGATTTCGCGGATTGGTGAGATTACCGCCGGTGATGTCTTCGGACGCTTTATCCCTACCAGCCTAACCAGCGCCGCTCTGAGCGGCAACTTTTTTGGCATCATACTCTTTTCGATGGCCTTTGGCCTCGTTCTGTCAACCCTGGGCGCCCAGCAACGGGTGATCGTGGACTTTTTCCGCGGGCTGCGTGATGCCATGATAAAGCTGGTCCCGTACTTGCTCTATGCAGCGCCGGTGGGGCTGTTTTTTCTGGTGGGTCAGGCGGTGGCCGCTGCCGATATCAGCGGGTCGGCTGCTTTCACCCAGTTGGGTACTTATCTGATTGTCGTGTTTGGCGCTTTGCTGATTCATGGTGTGATAGTGATCCCGCTGGTACTGAAGTTTTTCTGCAAACGATCACCTATTGACTACTTCGCCAAGTTCTTCCCAGCTTTCGGCACTGCTTTGGGCACCGGGTCATCATTGGCCACCCTTCCAGTAACTTATGAGTGCGTCGTTGACAAGGCGCGAGTGGATAACCGAGCCTCCGCTTTGGTGATTCCCCTGGGGGCAACGGTGAATCTGGATGGTAGCGCCATCACCGGGGTGGTGGTGGCCATGTTTGTGGCGCAGGTGTTCGGGGTAGACTTGTCGGCTCTTCAGACCCTGATGATACTGGGTGCCACGCTGGCGGTGTCGATAGGCACGGCTGGTTTGCCGGGGTCATCACTACTGACAGCGGCCATAGTGTTCAACATTGCCGGATTCCCGACCGAGGCATACGCCGGACTGGGGCTTGTAATCGCGGCAGACTGGTTGGTCGATCGTGGTCGGGCCGTGGTCAATGTGTGGAGTGATGCCGTCGGAGCCGCCTTTGTTGATCAGCGCATGAAAGCCGCCGCTGTGGCTGCCTCGAAAAGCCTTGTTCGCCCTCAGAGGAGTGTTACGCGGGATACCCGAGACGGTTACAGGCGTGACGGTTCGCGCGGTCGTGACCGCCGCTCGGCCAACGGGCGAGAGGGTAGAGAACGTGGACAGCATCAGGGTGAAGACAGACGTCGTGGCGGCAGCCGGGACGGACGTCAACCGCGTGAGCGAGGCAACCAGGGTCGCGATCGGATTCCGGCCCAAGCTGGAAAGCAAGACCAAGCCTCACCGTTCGCCATGTCGGGCAACAACAAATCAAGCTTTGATCAGGACGCCTCCAAACCGGTAACGGAAAAAACGCCCGAGCGCCGCACCAGGCCGTCCTCCCGATCATCCATGGGGTCACGACCGGAGCGCTCCGCCCCCGCTGCCCGAACCTCCGGGCGCAAGAGAGTCCCGGCAGATCGTCAGAAACAACCGGGGCCAAAACGTTCACCGGAATCCGGCCCCGACCCGAGGCAACGGAGACAACGCCCGGCGGCTCAGCCTGCTCCGGTGGATAAAGTGCCTGCGCCGACGCCCGAGGCGTCATCGCATGAACTCCATCCGAAGACTATCGAGCGCGAGCGGGAACGAGTCAGCGCCCAATTGTCTGCTCTTAGACACAACGAGCGACAGGCTCAATCGAATGGTCCCGAGAAGGCGAATGAGCCATCTGAAGAGTCTCAAACACCTGCACGCGTCGAACCAATCGGCGAGGCTTTTCCCCATATTGATTATTCAGAATCCGACCGCCCACCGGCATCGGCTGAAAAGCCGTCCGGTGATCGGCACCGACCAGCCTCTCGCCCTACGGAGAGGCCGCCCGTCGACGCCGTCAAGACCGGTTCTATGAACGAAGCGGATAATGGGGATAGACCCCGTGAAGAACCGGCAACGGTAGTAGCAGAGGCCGTCGCAGATGTGATGACCGATGATTCGGCTGAAGGTTCAGAGCCGTCATTCGGACGCAAGAAGGTGCGCAAAGGAGAAAAGTTCAAAAGCGCCGCCAAACCCGAGGCGACCGACCAGGAGACATCGCAGTCCGGGCCGCCCGATGATACAAAACATCCGGACCCCGGCGCATACGAAGTTGAGAAACAGTCTTTTGGGCGGGCCAAGAAAAAGCGCACTCGTTGA
- a CDS encoding 4Fe-4S binding protein, whose amino-acid sequence MTTDSLAFHYVCRPEEAAKLVANHDRFWVVECGCRKSRDNKCSSVNHEICLWFHGDMHADFGRRREISRDEVSRILRQAKEERLVARPFRNDQDRSITEGICFCCDDCCYYFVKPGEKCDKGSFVQQTDLDACSLCGSCESVCYFGARELNDGSMKITRDRCFGCALCVDVCPEEAVRMVKAG is encoded by the coding sequence TTGACGACCGACAGTCTGGCTTTTCATTACGTCTGTCGACCGGAGGAGGCGGCTAAACTTGTTGCCAATCACGACCGGTTCTGGGTCGTGGAGTGCGGCTGCCGCAAAAGCCGTGACAATAAGTGCTCAAGCGTCAACCATGAGATCTGTCTGTGGTTTCATGGCGATATGCACGCCGACTTTGGTCGGCGTCGTGAGATCAGCCGTGATGAGGTTTCCAGAATCCTCAGGCAGGCCAAGGAAGAGCGATTGGTCGCAAGGCCGTTCCGAAATGATCAGGATCGTTCCATCACCGAGGGAATCTGTTTTTGCTGCGACGATTGCTGTTACTATTTCGTCAAGCCGGGTGAGAAGTGCGATAAAGGGAGTTTTGTCCAACAGACCGATCTGGACGCTTGCAGTCTATGTGGCAGTTGCGAGTCGGTTTGTTACTTTGGCGCCCGAGAACTGAATGACGGCTCGATGAAAATCACTCGCGACCGTTGTTTTGGCTGCGCTCTCTGTGTCGATGTTTGTCCCGAAGAAGCAGTCCGGATGGTCAAAGCGGGGTGA
- a CDS encoding Ig-like domain-containing protein produces MTAFNFGCPGTDSPPAGDTTPPEIETVLPTEGSIDVAVSETIRVIFSEPIDSNKITPATFGISPSVTGSFVYNGDTVFYNPATGLEYETVYSLSITTGVTDRSGNHLQNNKNWSFTTAGNPATTPPLVISTDPVNSASNVDASAEISATFSKTMNATTLTTASFGLSGGVPGTVSYTDSTAVFTPDDTLEFNTQYTATLDTTVADTFGNKLAAPYVFSFTTGPDPMIPTAFIWTPSDLMIIGDTVTIGVLADHPVAITKVEFYLDGVHVAAADDSSEPYEFLWDASSETLASEHTFHTRAYEAGGRVGFSDTITLFYQWEELITDKNDLNWPTDIRRILARSSDTLLEFRYEFSEAWGPDPVNDTTLDLGIYFDTDRNGGTGRTDFDGTPLNGLGAEYRVIVGLHGLDAFARWDPTSGPSGAWVAVYDPGGFSYLNLPADTNLLEFGLAWSDMSSPSALNMVSINLWFLSEQSFLPDWVPDQDSGYVTIPRENRYIGEGYVESPSGRQSRPNQAAATRKNPF; encoded by the coding sequence TTGACCGCTTTCAACTTCGGTTGTCCGGGCACAGATTCCCCTCCCGCTGGGGATACTACTCCTCCGGAAATCGAGACTGTCCTGCCGACCGAGGGCAGTATCGATGTGGCGGTGAGTGAAACCATTCGGGTCATCTTCTCCGAGCCGATCGACTCCAACAAAATCACACCGGCCACTTTCGGAATAAGCCCGTCCGTGACCGGGAGTTTTGTATACAACGGCGATACGGTCTTTTACAATCCGGCCACCGGCCTGGAATATGAGACGGTGTACTCCCTGTCGATCACTACCGGTGTCACCGACCGATCCGGCAACCACCTGCAAAACAACAAAAACTGGAGTTTCACTACCGCCGGCAATCCGGCCACAACTCCGCCGTTGGTAATCTCGACCGATCCGGTCAACTCCGCTTCCAATGTCGATGCATCGGCTGAGATCAGCGCCACTTTCTCCAAGACCATGAATGCCACCACCCTCACCACAGCCTCGTTCGGTCTCAGCGGCGGCGTACCCGGAACAGTATCCTACACCGACAGCACGGCAGTCTTCACCCCCGACGATACGCTTGAGTTCAACACGCAATACACCGCCACTCTGGATACGACAGTGGCCGATACTTTCGGAAACAAACTGGCCGCCCCGTATGTCTTTAGTTTCACTACCGGCCCTGATCCGATGATACCGACCGCCTTTATCTGGACACCCTCCGACCTCATGATTATCGGTGATACTGTGACTATCGGAGTGCTGGCCGACCATCCGGTGGCGATTACGAAAGTCGAGTTTTACCTCGATGGCGTGCATGTCGCGGCCGCCGATGACAGCAGTGAGCCGTATGAGTTCTTGTGGGATGCATCTTCAGAAACCCTGGCCAGTGAGCACACATTCCATACTCGCGCCTATGAAGCGGGTGGGCGGGTCGGCTTTTCTGATACGATCACGCTGTTCTACCAATGGGAGGAACTCATCACCGATAAAAACGACCTGAACTGGCCCACCGACATACGAAGAATCTTAGCCCGCAGCAGCGATACCCTGCTTGAATTCCGATATGAGTTCTCGGAAGCATGGGGTCCCGACCCGGTCAACGATACCACTTTGGATTTGGGTATCTACTTCGACACCGACCGGAACGGTGGCACCGGCCGCACCGATTTCGACGGCACACCGCTCAATGGCCTGGGCGCAGAGTATCGGGTTATCGTCGGACTGCACGGCTTGGATGCGTTTGCGCGCTGGGACCCGACTTCCGGCCCCAGCGGCGCCTGGGTAGCGGTGTATGACCCCGGTGGCTTTTCTTATCTTAATCTGCCGGCCGACACCAACCTGTTGGAGTTCGGTCTGGCCTGGTCGGACATGTCCTCGCCGTCTGCGTTAAACATGGTCAGTATCAATCTATGGTTCTTAAGTGAGCAGAGTTTCCTGCCGGACTGGGTGCCGGACCAGGATTCGGGTTATGTGACCATCCCACGTGAAAACCGCTACATCGGTGAGGGTTACGTCGAAAGTCCGAGCGGACGTCAGTCACGCCCGAATCAAGCAGCAGCCACCCGCAAGAATCCGTTCTGA